The Andrena cerasifolii isolate SP2316 chromosome 15, iyAndCera1_principal, whole genome shotgun sequence genome includes a window with the following:
- the Nd-19 gene encoding NADH dehydrogenase [ubiquinone] 1 alpha subcomplex subunit 8, translating into MVITKDTALPSEEELNVQEINVSWPVLQAASVYIGKKCEWHNNEFMLCRQETEDPRKCVNEGKKVTACALEVFQGIKKHCMEDFNQYVSCLEQSSGTMELSLCRNTQAAVDSCILKNLNIERPPFGYFCEAKVHDSPRSKPVKPKVEYPDATPPIVKGPYPEAKYGSRSWWST; encoded by the exons ATGGTGATAACGAAGGACACCGCACTCCCTTCGGAAGAAGAGTTGAACGTCCAGGAAATAAACGTTAGCTGGCCAGTGTTGCAAGCCGCTTCTGTCTACATTGGAAAGAAATGCGAATGGCACAACAAT GAGTTTATGCTGTGCAGACAAGAGACGGAGGATCCTCGAAAATGCGTGAACGAAgggaaaaaagtaactgcgtgCGCTTTGGAGGTGTTTCAAGGGATTAAGAAACACTGTATGGAAGACTTCAATCAATACGTTAGCTGCCTGGAACAATCTTCGGGGACCATGGAACTGTCACT GTGCCGCAACACGCAAGCAGCAGTGGACAGTTGcattttgaagaatttgaacATAGAGCGCCCACCCTTCGGCTACTTCTGCGAAGCAAAGGTCCACGATTCGCCAAGATCGAAGCCGGTGAAGCCGAAAGTGGAATATCCGGACGCTACGCCTCCGATAGTAAAGGGCCCGTACCCCGAAGCGAAATACGGCTCCCGATCGTGGTGGAGTACCTAA
- the LOC143376822 gene encoding CXXC-type zinc finger protein 1 has translation MADKRQQNLSKEEIAKQFMLPERKSKIATLLKQDGQAYCICRSSDSSRFMIGCDACEEWYHGDCINITEKDAKHIKQFFCVRCREEDPTLVTRYKPRRIEQEDRKYKKHKEKERALRYQYDAPWDPTVVKKSSKRCGECTGCLRTENCGKCDACRHLKKFGPSVRLKLRCIHRTCRVLGDPLKPSKNFNKSSKFVKKRKRDSSNERNEHLETPRQCYGPACTKQSRPGSKYCSAECGLKLATNRIYQVLPQRIQEWSLTPCIAEQNNRRALESVRKQQQDVRRILQELDKRHAELDRIMERAKHATIDPQAEVDDYDDAEMSMYCITCGHEIHSRTAIKHMEKCFNKYESQASFGSIFKTRIEGQVMFCDFYNPVNRTYCKRLRVLCPEHCKDPKISETEVCGCPLVRNVFDTTGEFCRAPKKSCVKHYVWEKLRRAEIDMERVRQWLKIDELVEQERQIRANMATRAGVLALMLHSTYNHELMEQMTQEQNREQLEAMEEELQRRYGMLQKEQPMEQ, from the exons ATGGCTGACAAAAGGCAACAGAATTTGTCG AAAGAAGAAATAGCGAAGCAGTTTATGTTACCAGAGAGGAAGAGCAAGATCGCTACGTTGCTGAAACAGGATGGACAAGCCTACTGTATTTGTAGAAGCTCTGATAGTTCACGCTTCATGAT AGGCTGCGACGCCTGCGAAGAGTGGTATCACGGCGACTGTATAAACATAACGGAGAAAGATGCCAAGCACATAAAACAGTTCTTCTGTGTC CGTTGCAGAGAAGAAGATCCGACCCTGGTAACTCGTTACAAGCCACGGAGGATAGAACAGGAGGATCGCAAGTACAAGAAGCACAAGGAGAAAGAGAGGGCTCTTCGATACCAGTACGACGCGCCTTGGGATCCAACGGTGGTTAAGAAATCGTCGAAGCGTTGTGGAGAGTGTACGGGTTGTCTGAGAACCGAGAACTGTGGCAAATGCGACGCGTGCAG GCATTTGAAGAAATTCGGGCCCTCCGTGCGATTGAAGCTCAGATGCATACACAGAACTTGTCGCGTGCTGGGCGACCCGCTGAAGCCCTCGAAGAATTTCAATAAGAGCTCGAAATTCGTGAAGAAACGGAAGAGGGACTCGAGTAACGAGAGAAACGAGCACCTGGAGACGCCGAGGCAATGCTACGGGCCAGCTTGCACGAAGCAGTCGAGACCTGGCAGCAAATATTGCTCCGCGGAGTGTGGACTGAAGCTGGCTACCAACAGAATCTACCAAGTGCTGCCTCAACGGATACAGGAATGGTCTTTGACGCCGTGTATCGCGGAGCAGAATAATAGAAGAGCCTTGGAGTCGGTGAGGAAGCAGCAGCAGGATGTGAGGAGAATACTTCAGGAGCTGGACAAAAGGCACGCGGAATTAGACAGGATAATGGAGCGCGCGAAGCACGCGACGATCGACCCGCAGGCGGAAGtggacgactacgacgacgccGAGATGAGCATGTACTGCATCACTTGCGGACACGAGATCCACTCGAGGACCGCTATCAAACACATGGAGAAGTGCTTCAACAAG TACGAGTCGCAAGCTTCCTTCGGCTCCATCTTCAAAACGCGCATCGAAGGGCAAGTGATGTTCTGCGACTTCTACAATCCTGTGAACAGGACTTACTGCAAGAGATTGCGGGTCCTCTGCCCGGAGCATTGCAAGGACCCGAAGATCAGCGAGACGGAGGTGTGCGGCTGTCCCCTGGTCAGGAACGTGTTCGACACGACCGGGGAGTTCTGCCGGGCGCCGAAGAAGAGCTGCGTGAAGCACTACGTGTGGGAGAAGCTGCGGCGAGCGGAAATCGACATGGAAAGAGTGAGGCAGTGGCTGAAGATAGACGAGCTGGTCGAGCAGGAGAGGCAGATTCGAGCGAACATGGCCACTCGCGCCGGTGTCCTCGCTCTGATGCTCCACTCCACGTACAACCACGAGCTGATGGAGCAGATGACCCAGGAGCAGAACAGGGAACAGCTGGAAGCCATGGAAGAGGAACTTCAACGCAGGTACGGCATGCTTCAGAAGGAGCAGCCGATGGAGCAGTGA